A portion of the Pan troglodytes isolate AG18354 chromosome 10, NHGRI_mPanTro3-v2.0_pri, whole genome shotgun sequence genome contains these proteins:
- the TMT1A gene encoding thiol S-methyltransferase TMT1A: MELTIFILRLAIYILTFPLYLLNFLGLWSWICKKWFPYFLVRFTVIYNEQMASKKRELFSNLQEFAGPSGKLSLLEVGCGTGANFKFYPPGCRVTCIDPNPNFEKFLIKSIAENRHLQFEHFVVAAGENMHQVADGSVDVVVCTLVLCSVKNQERILREVCRVLRPGGAFYFMEHVAAERSTWNYFWQQVLDPAWHLLFDGCNLTRESWKALERASFSKLKLQHIQAPLSWELVRSHIYGYAVK; the protein is encoded by the exons ATGGAGCTTACCATCTTTATCCTGAGACTGGCCATTTACATCCTGACATTTCCCTTGTACCTGCTGAACTTTCTGGGCTTGTGGAGCTGGATATGCAAAAAATGGTTCCCCTACTTCTTGGTGAGGTTCACTGTGATATACAACGAACAGATGGCAAGCAAGAAGCGGGAGCTCTTCAGCAACCTGCAGGAGTTTGCGGGCCCCTCCGGGAAGCTCTCCCTGCTGGAAGTGGGCTGTGGCACGGGGGCCAACTTCAAGTTCTACCCACCTGGGTGCAGGGTGACCTGTATTGACCCCAACCCCAACTTTGAGAAGTTTTTGATCAAGAGCATTGCAGAGAACCGACACCTGCAGTTTGAGCACTTTGTGGTAGCTGCCGGGGAGAACATGCACCAGGTGGCCGATGGCTCTGTGGATGTGGTGGTCTGCACCCTGGTGCTGTGCTCTGTGAAGAACCAGGAGCGGATTCTCCGCGAGGTGTGCAGAGTGCTGAGACCG ggaGGGGCTTTCTATTTCATGGAGCATGTGGCAGCTGAGCGTTCGACTTGGAATTACTTCTGGCAACAAGTCCTGGATCCTGCCTGGCACCTTCTGTTTGATGGGTGCAACCTGACCAGAGAGAGCTGGAAGGCCCTGGAGCGGGCCAGCTTCTCTAAGCTGAAGCTGCAGCACATCCAGGCCCCACTGTCCTGGGAGTTGGTGCGCTCTCATATCTATGGATATGCTGTGAAATAG